A portion of the Bifidobacterium sp. ESL0800 genome contains these proteins:
- a CDS encoding Na+/H+ antiporter NhaA, which translates to MGISRRFAMTRSALLDFAHDGRRSGALMLAAAVLGLLLANLPATEPLYRGVADFRIVVPLPELTMGLGDWARDGLLAVFFLVVGLDLKCELTTGSLSRVRDALVPVIAAVGGVLAPILLYLLANAGSPSTLSGWTVPTATDIAFSVAVLAMAGGKGASRLAPFLTTLAVADDVIGILLIAVVYSHGGRLWALIPLALCLLAWWLLARVEKPICLLMAPVALVAWYMALLSSIHPTIAGVVLGLLAPGRPMHAKTRVRAERWSNAIGPFSSLIVLPVFAFFAMGVSLHGMNILTLASPIFLGVFFGLVIGKPLGVTLAGKACHLCGLGSGRRPLVRSKKGTGTARIAALEEMGMAQLCGIGFTVAFLMADLAFADPVYSGIAKIGVLAGSITAALIGSSELLIAGHRKHSNE; encoded by the coding sequence ATGGGCATTTCACGTAGGTTCGCGATGACACGGTCGGCCCTGCTCGACTTCGCGCACGATGGCAGGCGCTCTGGAGCGCTCATGCTGGCGGCGGCCGTGCTGGGTCTGCTACTGGCGAATCTGCCGGCCACGGAACCCTTATATCGTGGCGTGGCTGATTTCCGCATCGTCGTTCCGCTGCCGGAATTGACGATGGGGCTCGGCGATTGGGCGCGCGACGGGCTGTTGGCCGTTTTCTTCCTTGTGGTCGGCCTCGATCTGAAATGCGAGCTGACGACGGGCTCGCTCTCCCGCGTGCGCGATGCCCTCGTCCCCGTGATCGCGGCGGTCGGCGGCGTGCTGGCACCGATACTCCTCTACCTGCTGGCCAATGCCGGATCTCCCTCTACGCTAAGCGGATGGACGGTGCCTACCGCCACGGACATCGCCTTCTCGGTAGCCGTGCTGGCGATGGCCGGCGGGAAGGGGGCGTCACGGCTGGCACCTTTCCTGACCACCCTGGCCGTGGCCGACGACGTGATCGGCATACTGCTCATCGCCGTCGTCTATTCGCATGGCGGCCGACTATGGGCGCTTATACCTCTGGCGTTGTGTCTGCTGGCGTGGTGGCTGCTCGCACGGGTGGAAAAGCCCATATGTCTGCTCATGGCTCCGGTCGCTCTGGTCGCATGGTACATGGCATTGCTCTCGAGCATCCATCCCACCATCGCCGGGGTCGTCCTCGGTCTGCTCGCGCCCGGCCGTCCAATGCACGCGAAGACCCGTGTCCGCGCCGAACGGTGGTCGAACGCCATCGGGCCGTTCTCCTCGCTGATCGTCCTGCCCGTCTTCGCTTTCTTCGCCATGGGAGTCTCCTTGCATGGCATGAACATCCTCACTCTGGCAAGTCCCATATTCCTGGGCGTGTTCTTTGGTCTGGTCATCGGGAAGCCGCTCGGCGTCACCTTGGCCGGAAAGGCCTGCCATCTCTGCGGACTGGGCTCGGGGCGCCGGCCGCTGGTCCGAAGCAAGAAGGGAACGGGTACGGCACGAATCGCCGCTCTTGAGGAGATGGGCATGGCCCAGCTGTGCGGCATCGGGTTCACGGTCGCCTTCCTCATGGCCGACCTCGCCTTCGCCGACCCGGTCTACTCCGGCATCGCCAAAATTGGCGTCCTCGCCGGATCCATCACCGCCGCGCTCATAGGATCGTCCGAACTGCTCATAGCCGGACATCGCAAACATTCCAACGAGTAA
- a CDS encoding response regulator transcription factor yields the protein MIHVMIVDDQRPARMGFALMVAKDHELQVTGQAENGQVALDALASLQAAGKPLPDVILMDVRMPIMDGIDATAAVKQRYPNIRILILTTYDQDDYAFGALGAGASGFLLKDVHTADLCRAIHSVYVGDAILTPRITAEVIRRGIPKTNAETEQAELRARFSTLGRRELEVASLVSEGLSNAEIAERLSIQPDSAKKTVSRILAKLDARERVNIAVLWYKAGMNDAR from the coding sequence ATGATTCATGTCATGATCGTCGACGACCAGCGGCCGGCCAGAATGGGGTTTGCTCTGATGGTCGCCAAAGACCACGAGCTTCAGGTGACCGGACAGGCAGAAAACGGGCAAGTGGCACTCGATGCGCTCGCTTCATTGCAAGCGGCGGGTAAGCCATTGCCTGATGTAATACTGATGGATGTGCGTATGCCGATTATGGACGGCATCGACGCGACCGCCGCAGTCAAACAGCGATATCCGAATATCAGGATTCTGATACTGACCACCTACGACCAGGACGATTACGCGTTCGGGGCTCTGGGAGCGGGCGCGTCCGGATTCCTGCTCAAAGACGTACATACAGCCGACCTGTGTCGTGCGATTCATTCCGTATATGTTGGCGACGCGATCCTCACACCACGCATCACCGCCGAGGTGATCAGGCGAGGAATCCCCAAAACGAACGCCGAAACAGAGCAAGCCGAACTGCGCGCCCGCTTCTCGACGCTCGGCAGGCGTGAACTTGAGGTCGCCTCCCTGGTCAGTGAGGGACTGTCAAACGCCGAAATCGCCGAACGTTTGAGTATCCAGCCCGATTCCGCCAAGAAAACGGTGAGCCGCATCCTCGCCAAGCTCGACGCCCGAGAGCGCGTCAACATAGCCGTTCTCTGGTATAAAGCCGGCATGAACGATGCGCGATGA
- a CDS encoding DUF3800 domain-containing protein — MSELSIFVDESGEWGKLSEYYLITLVLHVQSSPIAEPIERYERRLRDSGLPDIPFHAGPLFNGHDDYGNMPLADRKRLFSAFFTLARYLPFRYVTFAHRKSMFGDNKTRFEAQLKRDLANFFLSHLDEFQSYETIKVYYDNGQQIVTNALQSSIGYALSKEAVIYRDAQPKDYRLEQAADLMCTIELTALKFEEKEDTATDRKMFRNRRDFKKNYLRILRRKQF, encoded by the coding sequence TTGAGCGAGCTGAGTATCTTCGTGGATGAATCCGGTGAGTGGGGCAAATTATCCGAATACTATCTCATCACGCTTGTGCTGCATGTCCAATCTTCACCCATTGCTGAGCCCATCGAGCGATATGAGCGTCGTTTACGGGATTCTGGACTGCCCGATATCCCGTTTCACGCTGGTCCGTTGTTCAATGGTCACGACGATTATGGGAATATGCCTTTGGCGGATCGCAAGCGGCTGTTTTCCGCGTTCTTCACGCTGGCTCGTTATCTCCCGTTCAGGTATGTGACATTCGCTCACCGAAAGAGCATGTTCGGCGATAACAAAACTCGGTTTGAGGCGCAGCTAAAACGTGATTTGGCGAATTTCTTTCTCTCTCATCTCGATGAGTTCCAATCGTATGAGACAATCAAGGTATATTACGACAATGGCCAGCAAATCGTCACCAATGCTCTTCAATCGTCCATCGGCTATGCTCTGTCCAAAGAAGCTGTCATATACCGTGACGCTCAACCGAAGGATTACCGCCTCGAACAGGCAGCGGACTTGATGTGCACCATCGAACTGACAGCGTTGAAATTTGAGGAAAAAGAAGACACGGCCACTGATCGTAAAATGTTCAGGAACCGTCGTGACTTTAAAAAGAACTATCTGAGAATTCTGAGACGCAAACAATTCTAA
- the der gene encoding bifunctional cytidylate kinase/GTPase Der: protein MIRVAIDGPAGVGKSSTSKALAKYFGYAYLDTGAMYRAAAWWCLKQGADLDAETVDEQTITEMVGELFTGDHFDIGVDPDDPKVLVDGEDISEAIRDSRVSSHVSKVSNIVPVRHLLIAAQRAYINREVSVDSFSKGAGIVAEGRDITTVVAPNAEVRVLLTARPEVRQARRTGQSAAGTGVGADNVIARDKADSKATSFLEAAEGVTTVDNSDLTFEETLDRLVELVDAAAEEQSYKQYAANLEGYDLDEEDEALLAGETGDSASAANQKAVGVLAVVGRPNVGKSTLVNRILGRRAAVVENTPGVTRDRVSYDAEWAGTDFKLVDTGGWEADVEGIESAIASQAQVAVGLSDAVVLVVDGQVGITSTDERIVHMLRESGKPVVLAVNKIDDGSNEYLAADFWKLGLGEPYGISAMHGRGVGDLLDVAVDTLAKAKKTSGFLTPTNLRRVALIGRPNVGKSSLLNELAHEERSVVNDLAGTTRDPVDEVIRIGDEDWLFIDTAGIKRRLHKLSGAEYYSSLRTQAAIERSELALVLFDASQPIADQDLKVMSQAVDAGRAVVLVFNKWDLMDEFDRQRLERLWQTEFDQVTWAQRVNLSAKTGWHTNRLLAAMNTALDSWDKRIPTGKLNSFLGRIQSAHPHPLRGGKQPRILFATQASTRPPRFVIFATGFLEHGYRRYIERQLREEFGFEGTPIQISVHIRERKSNGKKK from the coding sequence GTGATACGCGTAGCCATTGACGGGCCCGCAGGTGTGGGCAAATCCTCGACGTCCAAGGCGCTGGCCAAGTATTTCGGCTACGCCTACCTCGATACCGGGGCCATGTATCGCGCCGCTGCCTGGTGGTGCCTGAAACAAGGTGCCGACCTGGATGCCGAGACTGTCGACGAACAGACGATCACCGAAATGGTGGGGGAGCTGTTCACCGGAGACCACTTCGATATCGGCGTCGACCCCGACGATCCGAAGGTCCTGGTCGACGGCGAAGACATCAGCGAGGCGATTCGCGATTCGCGTGTCTCGTCCCACGTCTCGAAAGTCTCGAATATCGTACCGGTGCGGCATCTGCTGATCGCCGCGCAACGGGCGTACATCAACCGTGAAGTCTCCGTGGATTCGTTCTCGAAAGGCGCCGGCATCGTCGCCGAAGGTCGTGACATCACCACCGTCGTCGCTCCCAATGCGGAGGTGCGGGTGCTGTTGACCGCGCGACCCGAAGTGCGTCAGGCTCGGAGAACCGGACAGTCTGCGGCTGGGACCGGCGTCGGCGCCGATAACGTCATAGCCCGTGACAAGGCCGATTCCAAGGCCACAAGCTTCCTCGAAGCGGCCGAAGGCGTGACGACCGTCGACAATTCCGACCTCACGTTTGAAGAGACATTGGACAGGCTCGTCGAGCTGGTCGACGCCGCCGCTGAGGAACAGTCCTACAAGCAGTATGCCGCCAATCTCGAAGGCTACGACCTTGACGAGGAAGACGAGGCGTTGCTGGCCGGCGAGACCGGGGATTCGGCTTCGGCCGCCAACCAGAAGGCCGTCGGCGTGCTCGCCGTGGTCGGCCGTCCGAACGTCGGCAAGTCGACCTTGGTCAACCGCATTCTCGGCCGTCGCGCGGCCGTCGTGGAGAACACCCCGGGCGTCACCCGCGACCGTGTGAGCTACGACGCCGAATGGGCCGGCACGGACTTCAAACTCGTCGACACCGGCGGTTGGGAAGCCGATGTCGAAGGCATCGAATCCGCAATCGCCTCGCAAGCCCAGGTGGCCGTGGGGCTTTCCGACGCCGTGGTGCTGGTGGTCGACGGTCAGGTCGGCATTACCTCCACCGATGAACGTATCGTTCATATGCTGCGCGAAAGCGGCAAGCCGGTGGTGTTGGCCGTCAACAAGATCGACGACGGCTCCAACGAATATCTGGCGGCCGACTTCTGGAAGCTCGGGCTGGGAGAACCGTACGGGATTTCAGCGATGCATGGCAGGGGGGTAGGCGACCTGCTCGACGTGGCCGTCGACACCCTGGCCAAGGCCAAGAAGACCTCCGGTTTCCTCACGCCGACCAACCTGCGCCGTGTCGCCCTGATCGGCAGGCCGAACGTGGGCAAGTCCTCGCTCTTGAACGAGCTGGCGCACGAGGAACGCAGCGTGGTCAACGATCTGGCGGGCACCACGCGCGACCCGGTCGACGAGGTCATTCGCATCGGCGACGAGGATTGGTTGTTCATCGACACGGCCGGCATCAAGCGCAGGCTCCACAAGCTTTCCGGAGCCGAATATTATTCGTCGCTGCGTACGCAGGCCGCCATCGAACGTTCCGAGCTGGCGTTGGTGCTTTTCGACGCCTCGCAGCCGATCGCCGACCAGGACCTCAAGGTGATGAGCCAGGCCGTGGACGCCGGGCGTGCCGTCGTGCTGGTGTTCAACAAGTGGGACCTGATGGACGAATTCGACCGGCAGCGCCTCGAGCGCCTATGGCAGACCGAGTTCGATCAGGTCACGTGGGCGCAGCGTGTCAATCTTTCCGCCAAGACCGGATGGCACACCAACCGTCTGCTTGCTGCGATGAACACGGCTTTGGATTCCTGGGACAAGCGCATACCGACCGGCAAGCTCAACTCGTTCCTCGGCCGCATCCAGTCCGCCCACCCGCACCCGTTGCGCGGCGGCAAGCAGCCGCGGATTTTGTTCGCCACGCAGGCGTCGACGCGTCCGCCGCGCTTCGTCATCTTCGCCACAGGCTTCCTCGAGCACGGCTATCGTCGCTACATCGAGCGTCAGCTGCGCGAGGAGTTCGGTTTCGAAGGCACCCCGATCCAGATCTCGGTGCACATCCGCGAGCGCAAGTCGAACGGCAAGAAGAAGTAA
- a CDS encoding aldo/keto reductase has protein sequence MRNIALSNGVEMPQIGYGVFQIGGDECARCVREAIETGYRHIDTAQSYFNEAEVGEGIRQSGIARKDLFVATKVWISNYGYENTLRSIDGSLRKLGTDYLDLVLLHQPFADCYGAWHALEKLYNDGVARAIGVSNFYPDRLADMAAFNGIAPMVDQVETHPFDQQAAAHMNMDRLGVVHEAWAPFGEGRSGMFDNPVLRSIARRNGKSVAQVILRWLTQRRIVVLPKTTHKARMAENLDIFDFELSGDDMAAIRGLDTETSLFFDHRTPEAVDRFVGYAKERAGRETDCK, from the coding sequence ATGAGGAACATTGCTTTGAGCAACGGGGTTGAGATGCCCCAGATTGGTTACGGCGTCTTCCAGATAGGTGGTGACGAATGTGCGCGCTGCGTGCGCGAGGCGATCGAGACCGGCTACCGTCACATCGACACCGCCCAGTCGTATTTCAACGAGGCTGAGGTGGGCGAGGGTATCCGGCAATCCGGCATCGCACGGAAGGACCTGTTCGTCGCGACCAAGGTGTGGATCAGCAACTACGGCTATGAGAACACGCTGAGATCCATCGACGGTTCACTGCGAAAGCTGGGAACCGATTATCTCGACCTCGTGCTGCTGCACCAGCCGTTCGCGGACTGTTACGGGGCGTGGCATGCGCTCGAGAAGCTTTACAATGACGGCGTTGCTCGCGCGATCGGCGTGAGCAACTTCTACCCGGACCGCCTCGCGGACATGGCCGCGTTCAACGGGATCGCCCCGATGGTCGACCAGGTGGAGACCCATCCGTTCGACCAACAGGCCGCCGCTCACATGAACATGGACCGGCTTGGCGTCGTGCACGAGGCGTGGGCCCCGTTCGGTGAGGGCAGGTCCGGCATGTTCGACAACCCTGTTCTGCGGTCCATCGCCCGACGGAACGGAAAATCGGTCGCGCAGGTCATCCTGCGATGGCTGACCCAGCGCAGAATCGTGGTCTTGCCCAAGACCACTCATAAGGCTCGCATGGCCGAGAACCTCGACATCTTCGATTTCGAACTGAGCGGCGACGACATGGCCGCGATTAGGGGACTCGACACGGAGACGAGCCTGTTCTTCGACCACCGCACGCCCGAGGCCGTCGACCGGTTCGTCGGTTACGCAAAAGAACGAGCCGGTCGTGAGACCGACTGCAAGTAA
- a CDS encoding MerR family transcriptional regulator: MMDAAEEHRHLYTMKETCGRIGMNYEALKFYCNEGLVPGLKRDERNHRVFDEHQVAWLEGLGCLRRCGMGIKEMKQYRDLCLGGRSSIPERQSMLDAKRHELQAQVKEIRDSIAYIDRKQRFYDDVQAGRAEYHSNLLPDKLEKPDNE, translated from the coding sequence ATGATGGACGCAGCAGAAGAACACAGGCATCTGTACACGATGAAAGAGACGTGCGGGCGTATCGGCATGAACTACGAGGCGCTGAAATTCTACTGCAACGAAGGTCTCGTGCCTGGACTCAAACGCGACGAACGCAACCATCGCGTCTTCGATGAGCACCAAGTCGCCTGGCTGGAGGGCCTTGGATGCCTGCGCCGCTGCGGCATGGGCATCAAGGAGATGAAGCAGTACAGGGACCTCTGCTTAGGGGGCCGGTCCTCCATTCCCGAACGACAGAGCATGCTGGACGCCAAGCGCCATGAGCTGCAAGCCCAGGTCAAGGAAATCAGAGACTCCATCGCATACATCGACCGCAAGCAACGTTTCTACGACGACGTCCAAGCCGGACGCGCCGAATACCACAGCAACCTACTGCCAGACAAACTCGAGAAGCCAGACAACGAATAA
- a CDS encoding histidine kinase, which translates to MREAKPMNRLRQSWSRMNGAHVLAVLCALYETVIVTRLLLVPHIANSTLRVAISANTWTMPSFVLIVVVAVVGIWFCRRWPFEMLLAETALLLLVSALYGSAFSYLSVPWAVALYFAASGNESMPLRVCGLTAAGLLGLGSVVLATVWHQDSGLTNFLYPLVLLYVIFVATGMMVRNCREHRRSEQALHDEQERGEKLALQRDKAVRQSRIAAELHDSVGHDLTAIIALSEGLDDVSDKPEIDDAIGMINDLARQGLADTRTAVKALQPDNQSKDGHTNQKNSHSAVPKVAGDIERDIQSRNAIMPIQDVLHDWDDIEPILGHSRQIGIATALTETGRRPQDPQQADLSFIITRESITNAIRHGQGVSRIVVSWDHDGRGGIAIAVRDNGKSADGPNQDNVVEKNSAIPNGQKDETGLADSQRDAGADQPGFKHADAISLESIEHSDGTGLTRLEKSVERVSGTFAAGPDADGWTVKAYIPSLTEPVDRQFQGGVQI; encoded by the coding sequence ATGAGGGAAGCAAAGCCGATGAATCGGTTGCGTCAGTCTTGGTCTCGAATGAACGGCGCCCATGTCCTTGCCGTGCTCTGTGCCTTGTACGAGACCGTGATCGTCACCCGTCTGCTGCTTGTTCCCCATATTGCCAATTCGACCTTGCGTGTGGCGATATCGGCCAATACGTGGACGATGCCATCATTCGTTCTGATCGTCGTTGTGGCGGTGGTCGGGATATGGTTCTGCCGTCGTTGGCCATTCGAAATGCTACTGGCGGAAACAGCTTTGCTCCTGCTAGTCTCAGCGCTTTACGGTTCGGCCTTCAGTTATCTGTCGGTGCCTTGGGCGGTTGCCTTGTACTTTGCGGCGTCTGGCAATGAAAGCATGCCATTACGGGTATGCGGGCTTACTGCTGCCGGCCTGCTGGGATTGGGCAGCGTGGTTTTGGCGACCGTATGGCATCAGGATTCCGGGTTGACCAACTTTCTCTACCCACTCGTTCTGCTCTACGTCATCTTCGTCGCAACCGGGATGATGGTACGAAACTGCAGGGAACATCGGCGGTCCGAGCAAGCATTGCACGATGAGCAGGAACGTGGTGAGAAATTGGCGTTGCAACGTGACAAGGCCGTGAGACAGTCGCGGATAGCGGCGGAACTCCACGATAGCGTTGGCCACGACCTCACCGCCATCATCGCCCTTTCCGAAGGATTGGATGACGTAAGCGACAAGCCTGAGATTGACGATGCCATCGGTATGATCAACGATTTGGCACGTCAGGGGCTTGCGGACACCCGAACCGCAGTGAAGGCGCTGCAGCCGGATAATCAAAGCAAAGACGGGCATACCAATCAGAAGAATTCCCATAGTGCCGTACCGAAAGTTGCCGGCGATATCGAAAGAGATATACAAAGCCGCAACGCAATCATGCCTATTCAGGATGTTCTGCACGATTGGGACGACATCGAACCCATTCTGGGCCATTCCCGACAAATCGGCATCGCCACGGCCTTGACGGAAACCGGACGTCGACCGCAGGATCCGCAACAGGCGGACTTGAGCTTCATCATCACCCGCGAATCCATCACCAACGCGATTCGGCACGGGCAGGGAGTCAGTAGAATCGTCGTCTCCTGGGACCATGACGGGCGCGGCGGCATCGCGATTGCCGTGCGTGACAACGGGAAATCAGCGGATGGACCGAATCAAGACAATGTTGTCGAGAAAAATTCGGCTATTCCCAATGGCCAGAAGGACGAGACAGGTCTTGCCGATTCACAGCGAGACGCCGGAGCAGATCAACCGGGATTCAAACATGCCGATGCCATCTCTCTGGAATCAATCGAACACAGCGACGGTACGGGATTGACGCGGCTCGAAAAAAGCGTCGAAAGGGTAAGCGGTACGTTTGCCGCTGGGCCGGATGCCGACGGTTGGACGGTGAAGGCATATATCCCGTCTCTGACCGAACCCGTTGATAGGCAATTCCAAGGCGGCGTGCAGATATGA